In Apium graveolens cultivar Ventura chromosome 10, ASM990537v1, whole genome shotgun sequence, the following are encoded in one genomic region:
- the LOC141688966 gene encoding uncharacterized protein LOC141688966 — protein sequence MLLHSQRASTLKRIMVESKPFVAQNLKDETEAQVKIEVVAKTNPEVKFEGEAEDEKDAKTKAESEAQAEAIAEGADELLCFDKSLQELKDLRSQLHNAADYCQATFRNATHKHMVINNTKEYLCRAIVTVVDHLGSVSANLDHQVSEADCVSETEIRVNNLKQKLATCQQYSQKLALHKVSWHADFPRYHSRYIMQPMPILRRSNAMLKEPSDAPNGTTRIIKKESDRKTEASLVSFKYKPLPFDSSILSKISGFSKPGLLVENGLLIQPKPQHQLSQFQEKRKLKHRVLNWKPMEKNDLLSLVKWKRLT from the exons ATGCTCCTACATAGCCAGAGAGCAAGTACATTGAAGAGAATAATGGTGGAGTCAAAGCCATTTGTGGCTCAAAATCTTAAAGATGAAACAGAAGCGCAAGTTAAGATAGAAGTAGTAGCAAAAACAAACCCAGAGGTTAAATTTGAAGGTGAAGCTGAAGATGAAAAAGATGCTAAAACAAAGGCCGAGTCCGAGGCACAAGCTGAAGCCATAGCAGAAGGAGCTGATGAACTACTGTGCTTTGACAAATCTCTTCAA GAACTTAAGGACCTGCGCTCTCAGCTTCATAATGCTGCTGATTACTGCCAAGCGACTTTTCGGAATGCAACACATAAGCACAT GGTCATAAACAATACAAAAGAGTACTTATGTCGAGCTATAGTCACAGTTGTCGATCATCTTGGTAGCGTCTCAGCTAATCTCGATCATCAGGTGTCTGAAGCTGATTGTGTTTCTGAAACAGAAATCAGAGTCAACAACTTGAAACAA AAACTTGCCACTTGTCAACAATATTCTCAAAAACTAGCTTTACATAAAGTAAGCTGGCATGCAGATTTTCCAAGATATCATTCTCGATATATAATGCAGC CTATGCCCATTCTTCGACGATCAAATGCGATGCTCAA GGAGCCAAGTGATGCGCCTAATGGTACAACCAGAATAATCAAGAAAGAAAGCGACAGAAAGACAGAAGCATCACTGGTTTCTTTCAAATATAAACCACTTCCCTTTGATTCATCAATTCTTTCGAAAATTAGTGGCTTCTCAAAACCAG GATTACTAGTCGAAAATGGCCTACTCATTCAGCCGAAACCTCAACATCAACTATCTCAGTTTCAG GAGAAACGTAAGCTCAAGCACAGAGTACTCAACTGGAAGCCTATGGAAAAGAATGACCTGTTGTCCTTAGTTAAGTGGAAAAGATTGACATAA
- the LOC141690365 gene encoding peroxiredoxin-2-like: MAPIAVGDSLPDGTLAYFDEYDQLQEVSIHSLAAGKKVVLFGVPGAFTPTCSVKHVPGFIEKAEEFKAKGVSEILLISVNDPFVMKAWGKTYPDTKFVKFLADGSGKYTHALGLELDLTEKGLGVRSRRFAAVVDDLKVQTVNIEAGGEFTVSGAEDLLKTL, from the exons ATGGCTCCCATTGCAGTTGGTGACTCGCTTCCCGATGGAACTCTCGCTTATTTCGATGAGTATGATCAGCTTCAGGAGGTTTCTATTCACTCTCTCGCCGCTGGTAAAAAGGTTGTTCTCTTTGGTGTTCCTGGTGCCTTCACTCCTACTTGCAG TGTGAAGCACGTGCCCGGGTTTATTGAGAAGGCTGAGGAGTTTAAGGCTAAGGGTGTCAGTGAGATCTTGTTGATCAGTG TTAATGATCCATTTGTGATGAAGGCATGGGGAAAGACTTACCCAGACACCAAGTTTGTCAAGTTCTTAGCTGATGGTTCTGGCAAATACACTCATGCCCTTGGCCTCGAGCTTGACCTTACTGAGAAAGGGCTAGGTGTTCGTTCTCGCAGGTTCGCTGCAGTAGTTGATGATCTCAAGGTCCAGACTGTTAACATTGAAGCCGGGGGAGAATTCACAGTTTCTGGCGCAGAGGATCTCCTCAAGACTCTTTAA